In the genome of Flavobacteriales bacterium, the window ATTCCAAAGTTCACTTTGTTCTAGGTTGTGTAATTCTATTTCTGATATGCTCTCAAATAATGGAAATTCAAACAAGTTTTTCCAAATATCATTGTCCTCTCTCTTGTTAACTAAGATCTGATCATGAGAAGAAATTACTAGATAGTTAAAATATCTTGATTTCGTCTTTGGTTTCATTTTCTTAACTGGCCTGATAGTAATAGAGCCTTGACTCTTGGCTAAGCATGTGTCTTCAAATATGCAATTTAAACACATTGGCTTTTTGGGTGTGCAGCAGAGAGCTCCAAATTCCATTATTGCTTGATTATGCATGTCTGGTTCATTTGGCTCAAGTAATTGAGAAGCCAATTCCTTGAAATGTTTTTTTCCTTCAGAACTGTCTATAGGGAGGTTGATATTGAAAACCCGGGCAAGTACGCGATAAACATTACCGTCAACAACAGCCTTTGGTTCTTTGAAACAGAAGGAAGCAATAGCAGCAGCGGTATACTCACCGACCCCCTTAAGTTTAATTATTTTGTCATATGTAGTAGGAAATGTGCCG includes:
- the mutY gene encoding A/G-specific adenine glycosylase, with translation MDFSRKIRIWYKENRRHLPWRETINPYKIWLSEIILQQTKVNQGLSYYLKFVEEFPTITHLANASEEKILKTWQGLGYYSRARNLHLTAKHIQSSLDGTFPTTYDKIIKLKGVGEYTAAAIASFCFKEPKAVVDGNVYRVLARVFNINLPIDSSEGKKHFKELASQLLEPNEPDMHNQAIMEFGALCCTPKKPMCLNCIFEDTCLAKSQGSITIRPVKKMKPKTKSRYFNYLVISSHDQILVNKREDNDIWKNLFEFPLFESISEIELHNLEQSELWNTLLSQEKKLTVNQIRLKKHILSHQVIYSTFWEITIQTIDNKSKYKTVKLSDFQELPIPKLIDNYFSNRKLTFAKE